The segment CAATATGGAACTATTGGAGCTTCAGGTGAGACTTTCCAAGAACACTTGATGAGACTATCAAAAGATGCAGCAGCTGTGGTTGCTGTTGGTTCATGTGCTACTTTTGGTGGTATTCCAGCTGCTGCTCCAAATCCAACAGGTGCAGTTGGTGTTATGGATTTAGTTAAAGGTAAACCTGTAATTAATATTCCTGCCTGTCCCGCAAACCCTGCAAATATGGTTGGGGTTGTACTTCATTATGTGTTAACAGGCCAAGTTCCAGAACTTGATTCATTACTTAGACCAAAATTTGCATTTGGATATAGGATTCATGATAATTGTGAAAGAAGAGCACATTTTGATGCAGGTGAATATGTAGAAGAGTGGGGTGATGAAGGTGCTAAAAATAACTGGTGTCTATACAAAATGGGATGTAAAGGTCCAATGACATTTAATAATTGTTCAATTATAAGATACAATGATGGAGCAAACTGGCCAATTGGTGTTGGAAGAGGGTGTATTGGATGTTCTGAACCTGATTTCTGGGATAAGTATGCATATGAAAGACCTATGGCCGATGCACATATAAAAGCTCCAACAGGTGGAGTTGAAAAAACTGTTGATGAATTTGGATTAGGCTTGTTAACAGCAACTACAATAGGTATAGGAGTTCATGCAATTGCTTCAGCAGTTGTTGGTAAAAGATCAGTAAATAATGGCGAAAGTGAGGAGGCATAATGAGCAAGCATATCGTAATAGATCCTATTACAAGAATTGAAGGACACTTAAGAATTGAAGCAGTAATTGATGAAAACAATGTAGTTACTGATGCATATAGTTCTTCAACAATGTTTAGGGGAATAGAAGAGATTCTAAAGGGAAGAGATCCAAGAGACTGTGGACTTTTGGCAATGAGAATTTGTGGTGTTTGTACTGGTACTCATTACCAAAGAAGTATTGAAGCAGTTGAGCATGCATTTAAAGTAACTATTCCTAAAAATGCAAGATTAGTACGAAATATGATGCAAGGTGCTTTATACATCCATGACCATGTTGTACATTTTTATCATCTTCATGCACTTGATTGGGTTGATATTACAAAAGCACTTGAAGCTGATCCCAAAAAAGCAGTTGAAGAAGCACAAAAATGGGCGAAACTTTCAGGTCAAAGACCTTGGAATGCAAGTGAAGATGTATTTGCTGAAGTTCAAGAAAGAGTTACAAAATATGTAAAACAAGGAAGACTTGGTGTATTTGGTAATGCTTATTGGGGAAGCAAAGCTTATAAACTAACTCCTGAGCAAAACCTAATAGGTCTTTCTCATTATTTAGATGCATTAGAGTTACAAAGAGAGATTGCAAAAGCACAAGCTATTTTTGGAGGTAAAAATCCTCATCCACAATCAATTGTTGTAGGTGGTGTTACTTGTGTTCAAGATATTAAAAATCCAGCTAGAATAGCAGAATTTAAAGATATTATTCAAAAAGCACAAAAATTTTCTAAACAAGCATATCTTCCTGATGTTTATATGGCAGGAACTATGTATGCTGATGAAGCCCTTGATGGAACAGGTGGTGGTTTAGGTAACTATATGTCTTATGGTGATTTCAATTTAGATGATACATCTTTTTATGAAGCTGCTAAACTTTTCCCTTCTGGAATAGTTATGAATAAAGATTTATCAAAAGTTTATGACTTAGACCAAACAAAAATATCAGAAGATGTGACTCACTCTTGGTATGAAGGTAAAACAAATTTACACCCATATGAAGGTGAAACAAAACCAAACTATACAGGTTTTAAAGAGAAAAAAGATGGTATTGCA is part of the Arcobacter sp. F2176 genome and harbors:
- a CDS encoding hydrogenase small subunit gives rise to the protein MAYDSQEMVKKVFNQNSARVDTNKGEEFYNNLFEKTKARLSKLRKQPALKDIDIIDIVESEGVNRRDFMKWASATTATLMLPPMFTPLVAEAAELMNRLPVIWIELQDCAGNSEALLRSSTPTVDDLIFDVLSLEFHETIMAAAGHQADAQLEDAVEHFKGKYLLFVEGAIPTAMNGQYGTIGASGETFQEHLMRLSKDAAAVVAVGSCATFGGIPAAAPNPTGAVGVMDLVKGKPVINIPACPANPANMVGVVLHYVLTGQVPELDSLLRPKFAFGYRIHDNCERRAHFDAGEYVEEWGDEGAKNNWCLYKMGCKGPMTFNNCSIIRYNDGANWPIGVGRGCIGCSEPDFWDKYAYERPMADAHIKAPTGGVEKTVDEFGLGLLTATTIGIGVHAIASAVVGKRSVNNGESEEA
- a CDS encoding nickel-dependent hydrogenase large subunit; this translates as MSKHIVIDPITRIEGHLRIEAVIDENNVVTDAYSSSTMFRGIEEILKGRDPRDCGLLAMRICGVCTGTHYQRSIEAVEHAFKVTIPKNARLVRNMMQGALYIHDHVVHFYHLHALDWVDITKALEADPKKAVEEAQKWAKLSGQRPWNASEDVFAEVQERVTKYVKQGRLGVFGNAYWGSKAYKLTPEQNLIGLSHYLDALELQREIAKAQAIFGGKNPHPQSIVVGGVTCVQDIKNPARIAEFKDIIQKAQKFSKQAYLPDVYMAGTMYADEALDGTGGGLGNYMSYGDFNLDDTSFYEAAKLFPSGIVMNKDLSKVYDLDQTKISEDVTHSWYEGKTNLHPYEGETKPNYTGFKEKKDGIAYLDIKNKYSWIKSPLYNDNRMEVGPLARMIVGVAKGDERISKYVTTFLKNGNLPTKVLFSTVGRTAARAIETEMMCDVVIEWADELAKNAAGGDLSTWTEFDFDKVSKDAQGFGMAEAPRGALGHWIKIKDGKVLNYQAVVPSTWNAAPKDYKNRMGAYEASLVGTKVVDPDMPLEILRTIHSFDPCIACAVHIIDTNGKELGVYKIDPTGVCRA